The region tgtttgggacacagcaatgttatgtaaatgaaagtagtcatgtttagtattttgttgcataacctttgcatgcaatgacgcTTGAAGTCTGCGATTCAGGGACATCACTAGTTGCTGGAGgccttctctggtgatgctctgccatcTTTAGCACATGCTTGTTTCAGGGACTAGTCCCCTTaagttctcttcagcatatgaaaggcaagCTCAATTCGGTTCAGatcgggtgattgacttggccactcaagaattTACTATTTGTTTAGCTTTGAAAACatctttgttgctttagcagcaTATTTGGGATCATTAttttgctgtagaatgaacttCCGGCCAATAAGTTTTGAGGCATTCGCTTGTACTTGAGCAGATGCATCTATACACATAAGAATTAattttgctactaccatcagAAGTTACAGTATACAACAGAAGTGAGTAAACTCCCGTGCAATAGCACTTAAATGTCAAATGATTCAATATTGTATCACCTCTCAATAATTGCATTATTTCTAAGTTGAGAAGTAGAGAATTTCCTATTATGaacaatcaaaaacaaatactttaGATTGACTATATTGAAAATACAGGCCTCAAAGTAGAAGCTCAATGCAACAAAAGTGAATACACCTGTGATCATCGAACCAAAATTGAGTACACCTGTGATTTCCAATGAGCCTAATTGCACTAATTGCATGAACATGGTTATAAAATGACCTGTGAACACCAGAACTTTTTAAATTTTGGACCTACCTTTGGATACAGGAAGATTGGTGACCAACTGAAAATCAGTAGAAAcacagtagcagcagtaatcaGGAGGTATGGAACAAGCCATAGTACCACTAATCAGAGCCGCAGTGGCCATCCTCCTAAAATGACACCACGGACAACTTGTACAATCTAGCCCTGAAAAACAGACGTTCAAGTGCTTCAGACTTGATACAGAGGTTATCAATGGAAATCGGAGTTTCTGTGACAGCTCAGACAGTGCGAAGGACATTGCATCGCGTCAACCTCAATGGACGGTgtccaagaaaaaaaacattgcttgcTCTTTGGCACAAAACTGAGACCAAGGTAAATTTGTTTGTCTCAGATGGGGTCCAGCATGTTTGGTGTGAACCTGGCCAGGACTACCACAGTGAATGCATAGTCCCGACAGTGAAGCACAGAGGTGGGGGTGTGATGATATGGGGCTGAGTGAGTGCAAAAGGTGTTGGGGAGATTACATTTATAGATGGCACCATGAATGCCTGTGGATATACCAAAATACTGGCTGACAAGATGACTCCCAGTCTCCAGAAGCTCGGCAGAAGAGGATTATTCCAGCATGATAACGATCCCAAGCACACTGCCAAAATCACGCAAGAGTTTCTCAAGAAGAAGAGTGAAAACTATGACCTGCCGAGGTATGTTGCCTGACTTGTATCCTAAAGAACACCTTTGGGGTATTTTAAAGCGAAAGGTAGAGCAACCCAACCCCTCCAGCAAAGAGCAGCTGAAAAATATTGTCTCTGAAGAATGGCAGAACGTCTCTCCAGAAATTTGGGCAACACTGCTATCCTCCATGCTGAGGAGAATTGAGTCTGTCATCAAAAAtaaaggtggacataccaagtattgaaaaaataaaagatttggaTCTCAGTAATGAAAGGTCTACTGACTTTTGTTGCATTGAGTTCCTACTGTGTTATACAGTAAATCTAAACTGTTAGTTTTAAATTTTACATAAGAGCAAATACCCTAATGTTCAACTTAGAAGTATTGAAATTACTATAAGGTGATACAATTTGaatcatttcacatttaagTGATATTGCACAGGGGTGTATTCATTTCTgttgcatactgtatatcatcaataaaaatAAGTGAGCCttcggcagccatacatgcccaggccaaaacacccccaccaccgtgtttcacagatgaggtggaatgctttggatcttggccagctgccatcactctgatataagttAATCTTCGTctcagcctgtagtgtagtggttaaggtaaatgactgtgacccgcaaggttggtggtccgatccccggtgtagccacaataagttctgcacagccgttgggcccttgagcaaggccctaaaccctgcggaggactgtctcctgcatagtctaattagctgtatgttgctctggataagagcatctgccaaatgccatacctgtccacaagaccttttccgTACTCTTTTtagtacttcttggcaaactgtaaccatgccatcctgtttttgcagctaatgAGAAGTTTGCATCTCATAGTGCAACCTCTGTATTGCTGTTCATGACAGGGGTCATTATGAAATCCACACCCGactttctgatctgtcagacagatgTTTGGAGGTATTATGGTATCAggtgtggaggtcttccttggcctgccagtccctttgtgATCAGTAAGCTCAGCAGTGCTCTTTCTTctattatgttccaaacagttgattttggtaagcctgagGTAAGcctaaccattttattcttgtttctcagtctcataatggcttctttgacttttttACTGGCACAattttggtcctcatgttgaaaaacagcaataatagtttccaaaggtgattgAAAAACTAGAGGAGAGccctcttatacctgcattaaggaggcaattaaaaaCACCTGAACAATTCCAAACTCCTGTGAATCCATGcgacccaaacattatggttccCTGTATTAGGGGCACTATATATAAACaccactgtaatttctacatggtgaaaccaaaatgtaaaaaatactctttaataaaatctgagaatgtgcactttaaccacatgttaattgtgtgattccaaatctaaaattgtggcaaatcagaggcaaatcaagacataatgggtatttgtcccaaacattatggagggatCTGCCTTAACAGGCAGGCATGATGCAGGCAGGTTCACAATCCATCCTCAGGaatatgcacagacagacattgTGCAAGAAATACCCACAGTTTCAGTAAAAATCTAGTAaaattaaaatggtaaaatgtttACATCAGTCATGGATGAGCACTTTAATCAAAACTAAGATTGTAAAACAAGGATCAATTTCTCAGTAATGAATTAGGCAGGAAGAAGATCACAGCTTCTCCAGAACATGGGCTTtgtggagaaagaagaggaGAACTCTAAACTTTCAATATTCCGCTCTATTTAACTGTTTGGCAAGGAAAAGCATATTAAATGTTAGATTCtcaattaaattgaatttaactGCATGAAGACACATGAAGGTAAAAATTGCACTACTCCAAGCCTGACCTCTGCGTACTCATGACCTCCCGCGTCTCAGGGCTACTCACCCCGACCAGGCGTATCTGGCCAGGCCTAGCCACGGCGAGTCAGAGGAAGCGGACGTCTTGGGCACCACGATcacctccttccctccctcataGCATGCCTGTGGGACCAGCAGGGACACTCAGTTCAGAACAAGGCACGTGGTCACAGAGCCCGGCCGAGGGTCTGAAGAACCAGTTCTGTTAACTGAAGCGTAGCCACCCTCACCTTGCAGGTGAAGACACGGTTGTCGTAGTGAACGGAATAGCGGCAGCGGTGCTTGGCTTCGTGGGTCACTCCTTCTTGCAGGTGGTTCATGCTGTTCCGGCAGCCAGAGCTACATTTCCAGAAGAACGGAAAGTGTGATAAACAAGGCCTGCGAGGCAAGGGCaaagtgcactgcaaaaaatgtctgtcttaacaagcgtttttagtCTTAATAATACTTAAGATCTTTttctctcaagcagaaaatattagcttgttttaagttaccgtttgcttgacaagtaaaaTCTTCTCACCTCATTGGGAGTTTTTCTTTGTCTCACTTAGCAAAAAAGCAATAGCAATAAgctttaagtctaaatataagactaagatatttgttaagactgacttattttttgtgttttttgcagtgtgcacaGGGAATCGTCCCCATGTCAGGAGCCTCAGAGGACAGTGCTTTAGAGCGGGATACCTACCCACAGCTAAGGCAGAGGCTGGAGCAGGTGAAGTACTCGTCCGGGAAGAAGGAGCTGTGGGCCAGGTGCTCGTCTGGGATATCCCCACTGAAGCGATTGCTCAGGGCCTGAACAGAGCAGGATAAAAACACCCAGCACTGTGTTACTACCAGAGTACAGGAGAGCACCGTCCATAGAGACCCAACTGCGGCAGCAGTTCAAAGGGTTGCTAACATCAAACCAGAGAGTTACAGCAATAGGTCTGGCTGCACATTGTCAACAGTGTTTTACTGACATGGGAAGAAATACTCTAAAAGGAGGTCAGGATTCTAGACATACCGCGGGCTCTATAccgctcccattttaggagcatttgctcctgaaaattgatgtgcgctaactggaaaaataatttaataatcattttatcactgaattgggatgcattaggatgcattagtgtgctacTAAGGTCTTAAACTCAGGAGCACATGTGCTCCTTGGGAAAAATGTTAGCGTAGAGTCCTGCTGTGCATGACATCATagataatatactgtacattttcatgtTACAATTATTACGGTGCAGTGCAACCTGCGATAAAGAATTGCATCTTTCATGGATGATTTTAATCTTGCATGCTTCATGTTTTGCCTGAGGCAAAAATCATTCTGAAAATCTAAGTGCATTACTgctaaatgtgaaatatttgtacaACAGATAACAATTAAAAATTCCATTCTAGAGATTTTTATCACTGCATCCAGATTATTCGTTCAGCCAAAATGCTTAGAAGTGGGTTGATCAGTGATGCAATAATAATTTCCCTTTGAAGACCACAAAAATATTCCAGGGATGGAAATAGAGCTATATAAAACTACTAAGTGGAAACCACCAAAGTGAATTTTTCATTCATGTATATGCGTCTTCTTCTATTAAGTCACTATGCTGCATTTTGAGGAATTTGAATTCCGAGAATTACATTCTGTCCatgtttcaaataaatattgtgtAAAAGTTCCCATGAACACATGCTGAATAAACAAGATGTGAGTCCACCTACAGTGCAGTCCCtatagtatttggacagtggcatcATTTCTGTTCTgctggctctgtactcctgcacgttagatttgaaattaaacaatgtgagattaaaatgcagactgtcacctttagcTTGAGGGCATTTATGTCCATATCAGGTcatcagtgtaggaattacatccctccattttaggggaccaaaagtagtcggacagttggcttctcaactgtttctgattagtcaggtgtatgcAATTGTTCCCTTTAAAAgtttaagaaagctttcagaatctagttttgattccgggcttttgattgcccttgggagtctgttattgccatttgtcaacatgaggaccaggaGTTGTACCAataaaagtcaaggaagccattatgaagctgagaaatgaaaaaaataaagacaggcCGAACATATAGGCTTAAAAAAAAtgggaacatcattaagaagaaagagagcatattagtttcaaatccaatgtgcatgAGTAcatagccaaaagaacagaaattataatACTTgtcaaatatttacagactgcactgtacatttgccgagacaggcagagacatgctcacacacacacctatccacatacacacacaggctaatGTATGCTCCCACCTGCAGGGCTTTGTAGACGACTCGAGGGGAGCGTGGCGAGCGAGTGGTGTTGTTGTCCAGCTGCTGCTCCACGCTGCGCAGAAGGCCGCTGAAGTCTGTCGGCGGGTTGTAGGTGCGAGTGCCACGGTACTGAATGGAACTGAAGGCCTCTGGGAACCGGCCCAGCTTCCGGAAGCGCTCCTGCAGCAGCCGCTCCACTGGCTCAGAGGGCTTGTCTATTGGGGGGGGGTAAAGAGGATGAGCGATGGTCGTATTATACCAGTGAGGTATAATGAATTATAGCACTGGTGACACTTTGCTTTGAGGGTTAGCATGGTCTTTAACGTGAAGTCTTTAACTGGATAAGACATGAGATCACCAAGGATATGATGCCTTAACTAGCTTAGCGTTAGCTTAAAACCAGATTGTTTTTAATCCTAACCCTGGAGGTCCACAATCCAGCAGGCTAAATTGGTTAGACAGCCGCTTAAATAGCCAAGCCTATGTTCTCACTAAAGAAGGCCAATGCATCCAGTGGATCCAAATGTAACCAGACTTTACCTTCAGGTGATCTGATCTGAACATCTGAAAACATGCGTATGCCACACAGAGCCCATCCCACTGACCTGAGCCAAGGAGCTTGGTATGGACGGTCTCATGGAAGATAATGACGGCCGGCCCCAGAGAGGACAGAGGCACATCCAGGCCACAGCGGGCAGTGGTGGCCTTGAGCTCCCTGGTGAAGTGCTTCAGATAAGCCTCTGAGGCGTCGCCGAGGAACTTGAAGAGGTCATCATGCAGACGGTCGGCGTGGGTTCGGTAGATTACCAGGTCAGAGACGGCCAACACTTTCAGCAGCAGGCGGGTGCGTTGGCCCTGGCTGGAGCTGGCCCCCAGCAGGCCCTCTGTGTCGATGACCACCACCATGTGGACGGGGTCCAAAGCCGCCCACACCCCCACTGTGCAAGACTCCTGCGTTGGGGAAGTCTTGAACACCTCCCTGCCCAGGAAGAATGTGTGGTTGAGAGTATGGGATTTACCCTCACCCGTGTTGCCAAAAATTGACACCACCTTGAGGAGCTGGTCAGGATTGCAGTCTAATTTCTTGACAAATACGTCTTCATCCTTCACCTGAGCAAGGACCACAAGAACATACTAGTGTGAATGTAATCTAACAATTAATCACAGAAAATTAGAAAGCCAAACAAGTTCAAATGAAAAGATTGGGGTACACTGTGAGGTGTACTCTGTAGGGTGGCCAACTCTGAACCCACATACCCATCCCCACCATGGCACTGTCGCATCATTAACTAACCCTCTCTGCCTAACCCTGTCAGattaaagtgaaaaaataagGGCAGACTGTCCATCTAGCTCAGTCAAGAAAATGTACAATGTATCATGTACATATTACTATCCTGTGCAAAACATGGCGACGAAACAAGAAAACCACCTACTGGAAAAGCTACATTAATCAACGAATCACACCCAACCATAGCACACACCTGCATCTCTTCATTCTCGTCCACAAGGAGAAAGCTGCAGACCTTCTCCAAAACTCTGGCTTTCCATGCCTGGGCTTCATCCACCTCAGGATCAGACCTTGCCTCTACAGGTTTGGGAGGAGGGTAGTTGGTGATTGGGTGCTTTCTTTTGTTCACTCCACTGTGGGTGCGTTTCTGACAGTCCAAGCAGAGGTTGATTTTGCAGCCCTGGCAGCGGACCACCGCCCTTTGCCGACCGCCGCTCGTATGGTTGCCGTTACCTCCCTTACAGGAGTCGCAAAAGGGCACGTGCCCCGGTCCAATTCTAATGCGTTCGTGGTTTGCCAAGCGCTCCTGGCGATGAAGTTCCAACTCGCAGCGAACACACTGCAAGCTGCCACACTCATCACATTCAAATACGGCCTCCTCGGAGCCCCCACAGGCATAGCTCTCTTGACAAACTAAATTGGTGTTTACTCCTTTTTCCGAAGACGGACCCTGGCCACTCATTTTCTCACTTTATTAATCTGTACAGACTATTTCACAATTAAGATGGCTATTATGTATCCGCTATTTACGTATCAATATTAGGCTACTCTATGTAGGAGTGGATATATGCGATatgctatatacagtatataaatatataattttaaagAGTCTAATGCATGATCCCTTAACTCAGATTTTTCTTAGACTTATCAGTAAGGTAGTATGGTGTGCATTTAGAACCTTGCAGATCGCAACTATTTACTGCAACACTTAGACAGTACTCACTCTTTCCGTCTACTTAACCCCACCGTTTgtttacaacaaaaataataacaaatatacatatatttcttAAATTATGGCACAGTGCAAATGTTCTTTCAATCGCTGAGTGCAATTGGGGTGAAAAGATAATATCAATGTTTTGATGCTGAGTTTTGTCCCTAAACATACAAGATTACAGCTAACGTAAAATAGTTTCTGAAATGTCAAGATAAAGAACAAAGTAACATTGCTAAACCACTCGGTTGCCTAACTACCCATCGTTTTTAATGCAACCGAATGTCCTATGTTCTCACAGAAGTACACGCAAAATATTATCGTTGTCACATACCTATCAGAATTTCCCTGAAACATTAAGGTTACTCGATGCGACGAAAAAGCAtacaaatgacatttaaaatattttatatttgaaacCAGTGTTGTTTACATGCAACTAAACAACTGAATCGTACCTATTTGCTACACCCCGGTTAACGTCGAAGAGAGAATCGTTGTTTTTTCAAGTACTATCTGTAAAAGACACGAGAAAATCAGATGTTTacccaacaacaaaaacacagtcGCTCGGTTCAAGATAGTGACTCAGTAATCCtagctagcgagctagctagcAGTTGGTTCTCAAAATATAAGCCCGGTTTTCCCTAATAATAAACTGTATCACCCGTTTtaagagttaaaaaaaaattgagcaTTGTATTAAAGTGCTTTCTTAAATATTAAAGGCATTGTTTTGTTAAAGGTTCCCCCTCCCTGTAAAGAGCTCTCTGAATGTTGTTGCCAGGTCAGATCAGCTGATCAGATTATTTTCAGTCACAGGCCATAGGTCATGGAGGAGAGAGGGTATGCGGTTGCATTCTGGGACTTGAAGTGTTTTATCTTGTTTCGTTCGTAGCTTTCAAGGTGGTGTGGTGATGTAGTGTTGTTTTAATTTACAGCGACATCTGACAATGCGGATATTCCGAGGTAGTAAAATGAGTAAAAGTTCACAAATTGACAAATTAATTACAATAATTCGCATTTACGTTAAGGATATTGTATGGTAGCGATTTGGCTATCTAGCCCTCTATGCTAATTTGCATAGTTAGACCTTTTTAGGTAAGTAGCCTACTTGGTAGCAATACATGTTTAACCTCAGCATTAAGCCAatctttatataaataaaatattgtctCATATTGTCAAATATTGTTCGTTGAGAGTTCTAGGCCAGTGTAAACTGTTCAATACTTTACCTAggctttttcatattttttaccccaatttttttttggaatggatAGTTTCAGGCTGTGGAAAACAAAGCCTGTCTATGATTAGTATTGAAcggatacatttttaaaatttataattttttggaaatGTCCATTACAGAATATTccatatttcatgttttgtatCGAATGGCCTTCACACTGTTTAATAATGATCCTTTCCTCTGAAGTTTGATATAGAAA is a window of Conger conger chromosome 1, fConCon1.1, whole genome shotgun sequence DNA encoding:
- the zfyve1 gene encoding zinc finger FYVE domain-containing protein 1; this encodes MSGQGPSSEKGVNTNLVCQESYACGGSEEAVFECDECGSLQCVRCELELHRQERLANHERIRIGPGHVPFCDSCKGGNGNHTSGGRQRAVVRCQGCKINLCLDCQKRTHSGVNKRKHPITNYPPPKPVEARSDPEVDEAQAWKARVLEKVCSFLLVDENEEMQVKDEDVFVKKLDCNPDQLLKVVSIFGNTGEGKSHTLNHTFFLGREVFKTSPTQESCTVGVWAALDPVHMVVVIDTEGLLGASSSQGQRTRLLLKVLAVSDLVIYRTHADRLHDDLFKFLGDASEAYLKHFTRELKATTARCGLDVPLSSLGPAVIIFHETVHTKLLGSDKPSEPVERLLQERFRKLGRFPEAFSSIQYRGTRTYNPPTDFSGLLRSVEQQLDNNTTRSPRSPRVVYKALQALSNRFSGDIPDEHLAHSSFFPDEYFTCSSLCLSCGSGCRNSMNHLQEGVTHEAKHRCRYSVHYDNRVFTCKACYEGGKEVIVVPKTSASSDSPWLGLARYAWSGYVIECPNCGVIYRSRQYWYGNQDPVDTVVRTEIQHIWPGSDGFLKDNSNAAQRLLDGVSFMAQSVSELSVKPAKAVTSWLTDQIAPAYWKPNSLILTCHRCDELFQDNDTKHHCRACGDGFCDNCSSKSRPVPERGWGLAPVRVCDACFDQRGLRPELLDADLEDEEGGTLIARKVGEAVQNTLGAVATAIDIPLGLVKDAARPAYWVPDQDILSCHHCQREFTAKLSKHHCRACGQGVCDECSPDRRPVPSRGWDHPVRICTSCSQKPGDL